DNA sequence from the Candidatus Stygibacter australis genome:
AACACATTTAACCGGATCCACATATTTTGCTTTCTGCAGAACTTTCACAGTAAAGTTTCCCGGGTCACCTTCAACAGATGAAATATTTGTTTTTATATAAATTTTAATATTAGGATGACGGGCACATTCACTCATTTTAGGTGCCAGGATACACATTGAGCAATCATTGGTTGGAAAGGTTTTATCCAACTGCGGCATTCTTCCACCAATTGAGGCTGATTCTTCGATCAAGTGTACCTGTAATCCTATCTCTGCCAGATCAAGCGATGCCTGAATCCCAGCTATCCCTGCTCCTACCACCATTACTGATTTGCTTTTATGACTCATATTCTTCCTCGATACTTACAAAAATATTTGCTTTTGAGTAGAATTTCCACCCATCGCTTTGATCTTATCAGTAAACTCATTACCAACCTGGGCAAATTTCTGACCTTCAGAAGCTGATATCCAGGTAAGACGTATTCTACCCTCATCCAAACCAAGGGTTGTGAATATTTGCTTCACTATAGCTGTTCTTCTGCGAGTATGATAATTACCAACCTGGTAATGACAATCACCAGGATGTCAGCCACCTACCAGAATTCCATCTGCTCCCCGCAGATAGGATTTGATCAGGAAAACTGGATCTACACGGCTGGAACACATCACTTTTATCGGTAAAATTGCAGTAGGATACTGCATCCGGTTTATACCCGCCAGATCTGCTCCGGTATAGGAACACCATTTACATAAAAAACTTAATATCTTGGGTGAAAATTCTTCATTCATAATTTATTCTCCAAGTTCAGGAAATTCTTCTTCTTTATATATCATTACTGGAATCTCTTCTGCTACGCTTCTTCCTGCCACAAAGTCAAACATGGCTGCTGTTGCCTCTCCAGTTTTCTTAAATACACTTGCTACTGGTATATCTGCGGGACACACATCAGAACACATTCCGCAGCCCACACAGGAAAAACTCATATGTGAAAGCCTGCCTAAGTGGAAGAATAGTGTGCCAGGCGGTAATCTCAAAGCACCTTTCTGTTCAAGTTCCTTTTCCAGTATCTGTCTGTTGTAATCATAATTAAAGGAATCAAAATCACAGAGAGTACAATAACAGATCGGGCATACTGAATTGCAGCCATGGCAGCCAATACATCTGCCAAAAATATCGATCAAACCATCCAGACCAGTATCTTTGGTGTCCACTTCAGCAAATAGTTCTTCTTTGGCTTCTTTTCTTTTTAGCATCAGTTTTTCCAGTAAAGACTCATCAAACTCTTTATCTTCTGACTGACCATGCCAGAATTCCATCAATTCAATTGCCTTATCTGTTCTCAAATAAGCTTTCAAATCATTATCTGATTCTCCAGAAACTGAGATATAAATATCCGCTTCATGGGGATTGATATGCTCACAGCCAGTACAGGAACTTCTTATTCCTTCTGGAATTTCCTGATTTGCTACCTGCTGTTGATAATTCGCCAGCTTTTCATCAATTTCCTGAGCTGCGTTAATTTTGAGAGGATACACTCCTGAGCAACTGTAACTGATGACAATGAAATCATCCCTTTTTACCTGTTCTCTTTTTACCATCTCCACAAAAGCCCGAAATTCACAGGGCTTCACTACAGCAGCAATAGGCTTTTCCAGAGGAGTAAATCTGCCCATAAGTTGTCCCGCATTCGCTGGCATATACGGATAAAAAGGTACTATATTATCTAATAAATCTACACTTGAAGTTAATCCATAATCCACTTTACCATTTTTATGTTTTCTAAGAGATAATACACTACTGATTTTATCATTTTCCAGTAATTCTTTAAGAAATTTTTTTATTGCCTCAGAGCGATCTATATTAAGCTTGATATATTTATTCATGATCACCCTCCTGAATTCCTGCGCTATTAACCAGATCACCTAATTCACCCAATTCTTCCGGTTTATATTCTTTCATAGGCAGAGCATCTCCAAAACTTTCTCCTGCAGTATATTCAAAGGTTTTTTGAGTTTCACTTGCTACATAACTGAATATTTTTGCTACTGGAATATTTACTGGGCAGGCATCTGAACACAATCCGCAGGATATGCAGGAAAGGCTCATGTGAGCCATTCTGCCAGTGTGGAACATTAATTTATCAAGCGGTAATGACACTCCGCCTCTTTGCTCTGCTCTCATTAATACAATATCTGAATTGGGCTTTGACACCACAGAATCGAAGTAGCATTGACGGCAATAACAGATTGGGCAGGCACTTTGACAATTATGGCAGCCGATGCACTCAGCAAATGTATTCAGTAGATTATCTAAACCTTCCACTTTATTTTTTATTACTTTATAAGTTTCTTCTTTTGCTGAAAGACGCTTACTGGTAATTCCTTCAATATACTTTTTCCAACCACTCAATTCTTCCTTTGCTTCCAGCTTCATCTCTGAAATAAATTCTGATCCCTTTTCACTATTGGCAATTAACAGCAAATGGTCATCTTCTCTACCAAAATGCAGATCACTGGCTGGTAAGGAGAATTTATCGCAGATTTTGCAAACCGGTTTCACTTGATCAGAATTCCAGATATTATTACTTAATAACTTCTCAAATTCGCTGTCGCCCCAATCAGGATCTTTTATATAGTCCTGCATAGGTAATGCTCCGGGGCAGTCATAACTGAATATTATTAAATCTTCTGTCTTGATCTGATTTAGTTTTGTTAATTCCACACAGGCTCTAACTTCACAAGGTCTAATAAGTATAGCAATTTTGTTTTTGCCTTCACCTTTGCGCGTAAATCTTTTAACTGCTTTTGCTGCATTCACCGGCATTATTGGAGCTAAGGGGGTTACATTATCTAACCACACCAAATCTTTTATCATGATCCAGGCAAAAGAATCCCCTGAAGGAACTTTCATTGGCATCATTATGGCATCAAATACCTTTTTTTCTGCTGCAGCTTTCAAAAAAGCTAATATTGAGTTCTGAACCCCTTTTTCAGAGTTAAGCAATACTCCCTTCTGAGGAATTTCAGTCATTTAATACTCCTCGTAATCCTGATTTATATTCTTGATATAACATTATCTTAATGCTTCCTTAACTTCCTGATATATTTGAGGATTAGTGAAATGTCGAGTACGGATCGAACCCGAAGGACAACTACCCACACAATTTCCGCACCCTCTGCATATCGCTTCATTTACTACCGATATTCCTCGTTCTTCATCAAAATAGATCGCCCCAAAAACACAAACCTCAAGACAGGTTTTGCACCCGGTACAATACGCTTCCAGTATTTCAGAAACCATTACTTCAGGAATGATCTTTTGACCCGGGATCAATTGAGTGAGTATATTTCCCGCTGCTGCCTGTGCCTGTAATACTGCATCAGAAATTCCACAGGCTCCCCGAGTTGATCCCACCACAAATACACCATCTGTATTGGTTGACACAGGCTTGATCTTAATATGGGACTCCAGAAAAAAACCTGACTCATGCTGATCAATATTCAAAATATCAGCAAAGTGAACATTTTCTTCTGATGGTAAAAGAGCTGAAGCTAAAATTATCATATCCGGTTTAATTACCGATTCCTTTCCGCTGATCTCGGTATAATGAAGTTCACTGCCTTCCACCCGGGAATTTGTTATCCTTACAGATTTTACTTGCGTCATCACTTTTTCATAATATTCCTGATCTTCTTTTTCAGGCAGACAAATATCATCAAACAGGTCAGTGATTTTAACCTTTTCTGACAGTTCTTTTAGATAATCAGTAATTTTAACCAGATAGTTACAGCAGACTTTGGAGCAATAACCCACTTCCTTTCTGCCAATGCAATGCACCAGGGCTACTGACTGAGGAATGTTTCCATTCTTCATAGTAATTTTTTCGGTTTGATTATACATCTTCTCTATTTCCAGAGCAGTATAAACTTCATCATCTTTTGAATATTCATTTCCCTGGAAGTCATGCGGGTCTGCTTCCTTGCTTCCATTTGCCAGAATAACAGCACCTGCCAGCAGTTCTATCTCTTCACCGCTTTTGTTATGCTTTAATATTATCTCAAAATTCCCCAGAAAACCTACTATCTTTTCTAATTCCGTGGATGTGAAGACCTTAATGAAAGGATTTTTATTTAGTTCTGATATTTTATTCTGTATCGATGATACCGTAATCCCCTGACGTGGTAATAACCTTTTGTAATTAACAACTTTCCCGCCTAATTCTTCTTCTCTTTCTACTAAAAATACTCTCCGGTTTTTACCCGCAAGATTTAAGGCAGATTCCATTCCAGCAATCCCACCTCCTATCACAAGTACATCTGGATTGCTCTCTAACTGCTTTTCTATTAAAGGCTCCTGATATAATACACGGCCTATCCCGGAATGAATATATTGAATTGCCTTATCAGTCGCTTCTTCTTTATCAGAAATTACCCAGGCACACTGTTCACGAATATTCACGATCTTATACATGTAAGGATTCAATCCTGCTTTCTTGCAGACTTCCTTAAATGTGCTGTCATGAACACGCGGTGAGCAGGCTGCACACACTAAGTGTGTAAGATCATTTGCTTTTATCTCTTCTTCCAAATAGGCTTTACCGGCTACTGAACAGAGCAGTTTATATGGTTTTACTACCAGCTCTATATCTTTCATATCTTCCAAAGCTGAAATCTCTGCTACTATCCGCTCTATATCTACTTTACTGGCAATATTTGGTCCGCATTCACAAACATAAATTCCTATTTTATCTGACATCACTCCGCCTTAGTTTTCCAATAAATTCATAACTTGTGCCACTGCTGCTGAAGATTGAACCACACTGGATGGTATATCCTTAGGACCTTCTGCACAACCAATTGCATATATACCTGAGCGATTGGTGCAAATTGATCCGATACTACCCTCCTGTGTTTGCAGAAAACCATATTTATCAAGATTTATTCCTAAAAGTTCTGCCAGCTCAGGCATCCCTGCCGCTGGCTTGATAGCTGTGGTCAAGATTACCATATCAACATCTAAACTGGTTGACTTTTGCTCATTATTCAGATAATTAAGTTTAAGCTTCCCGGCATTCTCTTCTATCACCAGTTTTTGGGGATCTGATTGATAAATATAAGTTGATTTTGTTTTTCGAATTTCTGTATTCAGCTTCTGGAAATGCTTATCCGGTAAACAAAGATCAGTATAAATATCATAGATTTTTATCTCAGGCAGTTTTTCTTTCATAAAATGGGCATGACGTGCTGAATATGAGCAGCACACATTTGAACAATAACCTACCAAATCTCTTCCGGTACAGTGGATGATCGCTGCTGTTTCCGGTTTGGTTTCACCATCTCGAAGCCGCAATTTTCCTTCCGTGGGACCATTAGAAGCAAGTAACCGTTCCAGTTCATATGCTGTAAATACTCCCGGATATTTCCCATATCCCTGATTCTCTATTTTAGATGCATCTATTGTGTCAAAGCCGGTTGCAGCTATAATTGCCCCTGCCTTGATCTCGATCAATGCATCTTGTTCACTAAAATCTATTGCTCCAAACATACATGCTTCAGTACATAAATTACATTCCTCTGTGCCATTTAATCTCAAGCATAATTTTGAATCTATCACAGGAACATTAGGAAGTGAACCAGCACATTCCACATAGATCGCCTTTTTCTCAACAAGCCCCTGTTCCCAATTATTGGGTTGAGATACTGGGCATACAGGATAACACATTCCGCAGCCAAGGCAGGCACTTATATTTACATATCTGGCTTTTTTAAGGATGGTTACATCAAAATTTCCTGCTTTTCCACTAACTGACTGAACGTTGCTTACAGTGAGAACCTCAATATTTTTATCCTGCAATATCTCCTGCTGGATAGGAGCTACCAGGCAGGTGGAGCACTCCATATTTGGAAAGCTTTCACCGGTCTTGATCACGTTTCCACCAATCAGGGGTAATCTTTCTACAAGATATACTTTCTTCCCGGCTTTTGACAGCATCAAACTCGCTTCCATCCCGGCAATTCCTGAGCCTATGACCAATACTGTTTCTTTAGGATTCATGAGTTTTCCTTATTGTTTATATTTTTCTTAAAATTGTTCAGCCTTAATCAAAGGATTTGGTCCAAGCTGCTTTATTTTATCAGAAAATTCATTAACAACCTGAATATAGCGTTTACCCTCGGAGGCAGAAATCCATGATAATTGCAGCCTCTCTGGTTCTAATTTCAAAGTTTCCATCACTTTTTTTAAAAGGGCATATCTGCGTCGAGCATAATAATTACCAACCTGGTAATGACAATCTCCAGGATGTCAGCCAGCTACCAGGATGCCATCAGCACCATTAAAATATGTTGTTAATAATAGATTGTGGTCTATCCGGCTCGAACACATTACTCGTATCACATTCAAGGATGGTGAAATATCTTTGCGGGATGCTCCCGCCATATCTGCTGCCGCATAGGTGCACCAGTTACACAGAAAACCCACTATCCGGGGTTTAAATTCCTTAGTTTCCATGTGTCCTCTATTTTTCTTATTATTTTAATAATTAATCTCCAATACAATGATCAAAATATTTTCCCTTCCAGTATCAGAGAAGCCCATAAGCTTAAGGTAAAAAATGAAAGCGTACCCTAAGATACGCTTTCTAATAACTAAAACTGAATTTGTGCTGAATGTGTTCCTGTCCCATCATCCATACAAAACATCAAAGTTTTGCCAGTGCGATTGCACCATGCCTGGATATCTGTGGGAAAGGAAGGACAATCGGCTAGTACTTCCAGTATATCGCCTTCTTCCATATTTGGAATATAAGCCACTACTTTCAAAATAGGTTGTGGGCATTTTAACCCAACGCAGTTTAATGTTTTTACAGCCATGTTTCCTCCGTTTATTTTTTTTTGGGAAAGCTCTATTAAATCAAGCTACGGATACGTGATCAATATTCGCAGCCAATAATTTCTATAATCCATTTTTTTATTATCTGTCAAGAATAAATTTCCTCTGAGATAATCTTTAAGTGCTCCAAGATACCACATAAACTAGTTCTTTTTAATAGTACCATGTCTTTGGGCACGTTGATATTTTTTTTCTGCGTATTCATGTATCAATTTTTTAATTTTCTTGTTATCTGTATTATTTTGAAAAAGAGGTTCATCTCCTGCGTTTTCTATATAGCCTTTATTAAGTGCCCCGGAATATACTTCTCTGCCAATCGTGCTTCTAACCATAATGGTTGTATAGCCATCATCTGAGCCTAAGCCTCCTGCTGAAATGTCAGAATAATCGTTGGCAAAATCTGAGCAGGCAAGACATGCCGGTCTTGCAATTTGTTCGATTTCAGTTAGTGGAATATTTATTGTTATCCCAGATTTCATTTGCAATATAAGCTTTTCTTTTATATTAACTTTTTCTATATCTTCAATATTTATGTTGTGCTTGGCTGCAAAATCACGCTTCACAAGGTCTTCAAGCGTAAAACACTGCATACAAAAAAGGCCTATTGTGAATATTATCAGATCTGACGGGACTATGTTTAATTCCTGCATTTTCCGTATCGTATGAATTTGACACGGGGTCCCCACAAGTGCAAGCTTCTTTACGTTTCGCTCCCTGGTGGTTATTTCATTAATTACACTTATCACCTGATATTTAGATGCGTATATGTCACCCAGTTTATCAAGATGAAATGCTTCTGTAAAGAAAGATCCGGCAGCATTAATGACATCATCTCGAGTATAAGCTATTGTCGGAGTGCGTACACCTAGATCATTGTGGGATACTATCGCTCCATCTATTATATGGTTATCCAGCATGTAATTTAGTAATGAACTCACAACGCCACCATCAGTTGCAGCC
Encoded proteins:
- a CDS encoding FAD-dependent oxidoreductase, whose protein sequence is MSHKSKSVMVVGAGIAGIQASLDLAEIGLQVHLIEESASIGGRMPQLDKTFPTNDCSMCILAPKMSECARHPNIKIYIKTNISSVEGDPGNFTVKVLQKAKYVDPVKCV
- a CDS encoding hydrogenase iron-sulfur subunit — translated: MNEEFSPKILSFLCKWCSYTGADLAGINRMQYPTAILPIKVMCSSRVDPVFLIKSYLRGADGILVGGUHPGDCHYQVGNYHTRRRTAIVKQIFTTLGLDEGRIRLTWISASEGQKFAQVGNEFTDKIKAMGGNSTQKQIFL
- a CDS encoding 4Fe-4S dicluster domain-containing protein gives rise to the protein MNKYIKLNIDRSEAIKKFLKELLENDKISSVLSLRKHKNGKVDYGLTSSVDLLDNIVPFYPYMPANAGQLMGRFTPLEKPIAAVVKPCEFRAFVEMVKREQVKRDDFIVISYSCSGVYPLKINAAQEIDEKLANYQQQVANQEIPEGIRSSCTGCEHINPHEADIYISVSGESDNDLKAYLRTDKAIELMEFWHGQSEDKEFDESLLEKLMLKRKEAKEELFAEVDTKDTGLDGLIDIFGRCIGCHGCNSVCPICYCTLCDFDSFNYDYNRQILEKELEQKGALRLPPGTLFFHLGRLSHMSFSCVGCGMCSDVCPADIPVASVFKKTGEATAAMFDFVAGRSVAEEIPVMIYKEEEFPELGE
- a CDS encoding 4Fe-4S binding protein; this encodes MTEIPQKGVLLNSEKGVQNSILAFLKAAAEKKVFDAIMMPMKVPSGDSFAWIMIKDLVWLDNVTPLAPIMPVNAAKAVKRFTRKGEGKNKIAILIRPCEVRACVELTKLNQIKTEDLIIFSYDCPGALPMQDYIKDPDWGDSEFEKLLSNNIWNSDQVKPVCKICDKFSLPASDLHFGREDDHLLLIANSEKGSEFISEMKLEAKEELSGWKKYIEGITSKRLSAKEETYKVIKNKVEGLDNLLNTFAECIGCHNCQSACPICYCRQCYFDSVVSKPNSDIVLMRAEQRGGVSLPLDKLMFHTGRMAHMSLSCISCGLCSDACPVNIPVAKIFSYVASETQKTFEYTAGESFGDALPMKEYKPEELGELGDLVNSAGIQEGDHE
- a CDS encoding FAD-dependent oxidoreductase, which translates into the protein MSDKIGIYVCECGPNIASKVDIERIVAEISALEDMKDIELVVKPYKLLCSVAGKAYLEEEIKANDLTHLVCAACSPRVHDSTFKEVCKKAGLNPYMYKIVNIREQCAWVISDKEEATDKAIQYIHSGIGRVLYQEPLIEKQLESNPDVLVIGGGIAGMESALNLAGKNRRVFLVEREEELGGKVVNYKRLLPRQGITVSSIQNKISELNKNPFIKVFTSTELEKIVGFLGNFEIILKHNKSGEEIELLAGAVILANGSKEADPHDFQGNEYSKDDEVYTALEIEKMYNQTEKITMKNGNIPQSVALVHCIGRKEVGYCSKVCCNYLVKITDYLKELSEKVKITDLFDDICLPEKEDQEYYEKVMTQVKSVRITNSRVEGSELHYTEISGKESVIKPDMIILASALLPSEENVHFADILNIDQHESGFFLESHIKIKPVSTNTDGVFVVGSTRGACGISDAVLQAQAAAGNILTQLIPGQKIIPEVMVSEILEAYCTGCKTCLEVCVFGAIYFDEERGISVVNEAICRGCGNCVGSCPSGSIRTRHFTNPQIYQEVKEALR
- a CDS encoding FAD-dependent oxidoreductase, with product MNPKETVLVIGSGIAGMEASLMLSKAGKKVYLVERLPLIGGNVIKTGESFPNMECSTCLVAPIQQEILQDKNIEVLTVSNVQSVSGKAGNFDVTILKKARYVNISACLGCGMCYPVCPVSQPNNWEQGLVEKKAIYVECAGSLPNVPVIDSKLCLRLNGTEECNLCTEACMFGAIDFSEQDALIEIKAGAIIAATGFDTIDASKIENQGYGKYPGVFTAYELERLLASNGPTEGKLRLRDGETKPETAAIIHCTGRDLVGYCSNVCCSYSARHAHFMKEKLPEIKIYDIYTDLCLPDKHFQKLNTEIRKTKSTYIYQSDPQKLVIEENAGKLKLNYLNNEQKSTSLDVDMVILTTAIKPAAGMPELAELLGINLDKYGFLQTQEGSIGSICTNRSGIYAIGCAEGPKDIPSSVVQSSAAVAQVMNLLEN
- a CDS encoding hydrogenase iron-sulfur subunit, with product METKEFKPRIVGFLCNWCTYAAADMAGASRKDISPSLNVIRVMCSSRIDHNLLLTTYFNGADGILVAGUHPGDCHYQVGNYYARRRYALLKKVMETLKLEPERLQLSWISASEGKRYIQVVNEFSDKIKQLGPNPLIKAEQF
- a CDS encoding sulfurtransferase TusA family protein; this translates as MAVKTLNCVGLKCPQPILKVVAYIPNMEEGDILEVLADCPSFPTDIQAWCNRTGKTLMFCMDDGTGTHSAQIQF
- a CDS encoding Coenzyme F420 hydrogenase/dehydrogenase, beta subunit C-terminal domain; amino-acid sequence: MLSGRTKSFKDLYNEVIITERCNRCGGCVSFCSANNLGALEFGEDGYPRFADQSKCLEGGLCYLLCPQIGILDEDIKDTYKWKYPQGNWEEIFSSRSTDANILKAATDGGVVSSLLNYMLDNHIIDGAIVSHNDLGVRTPTIAYTRDDVINAAGSFFTEAFHLDKLGDIYASKYQVISVINEITTRERNVKKLALVGTPCQIHTIRKMQELNIVPSDLIIFTIGLFCMQCFTLEDLVKRDFAAKHNINIEDIEKVNIKEKLILQMKSGITINIPLTEIEQIARPACLACSDFANDYSDISAGGLGSDDGYTTIMVRSTIGREVYSGALNKGYIENAGDEPLFQNNTDNKKIKKLIHEYAEKKYQRAQRHGTIKKN